A window of Malania oleifera isolate guangnan ecotype guangnan chromosome 5, ASM2987363v1, whole genome shotgun sequence contains these coding sequences:
- the LOC131156759 gene encoding uncharacterized protein LOC131156759, with protein MGNYVSFQSPEAIGKIVLSDGTVHLFEGPLTAAELMLEHPNQVVVELRSAVAGKRPSPLTADEKLVAKKVYVMLPARRGRPVALSSEEARRALLRADWVLTRRQDFLSAKFLPVLARTCSAGVVQKKEALLLERHVPEGRHVQDFQVPEGFGERPEYLSRQLSGRGWKPSLDTIKEKRVERKVSHWLF; from the coding sequence ATGGGTAACTACGTGTCGTTTCAGTCGCCGGAGGCCATCGGAAAAATCGTTCTCTCCGACGGGACTGTTCACCTGTTCGAGGGGCCACTAACGGCTGCGGAGCTCATGTTAGAGCACCCTAACCAAGTGGTAGTGGAGCTGCGCTCGGCTGTCGCGGGAAAGAGGCCGTCGCCGTTGACGGCTGACGAGAAGCTGGTGGCGAAAAAGGTCTACGTCATGCTTCCGGCGAGGAGAGGGAGGCCGGTGGCATTGTCGTCTGAAGAGGCCCGCCGGGCTCTTCTGAGGGCGGATTGGGTGTTAACCCGCCGGCAGGATTTTTTGTCAGCGAAGTTTCTGCCGGTTTTGGCGCGGACGTGCTCGGCCGGCGTGGTCCAGAAGAAGGAAGCGCTCTTGCTGGAGAGGCACGTGCCGGAGGGCAGGCACGTGCAGGATTTTCAAGTGCCGGAAGGGTTTGGGGAGAGGCCGGAGTATCTGAGCCGGCAGCTTTCCGGGAGGGGGTGGAAGCCGAGTTTAGATACCATAAAGGAGAAGAGGGTGGAGAGGAAAGTGTCTCATTGGCtgttttga